The Halichondria panicea chromosome 14, odHalPani1.1, whole genome shotgun sequence genome contains a region encoding:
- the LOC135347900 gene encoding uncharacterized protein LOC135347900, translating to MELSKFYEESNLYGDMTGTRTGDANNPPISQKRRVKQSNKSDKKCTASQVAVIATFACLALLLAGVTALAVFSYIELRTLRTELGGTNKDIQLQLENNYNMDMQQFNESLVKVSQLMEYFATEVVALNTKLNKSQENVFDVRSALENNLTYVQANLTLQIESLQSSISVSSNATMTQLNILRADVSALNAANEATNTAYNDTVTQLISLQADVNTVNSDTMTQLISLQGNINALNTTDSVFTTRLTNLQASLSTANNVTTNELNSIRSLVNASIMDNDLLNNLNMETMIELSSLQNSVDNLNTSDTVFTTQLNDLQSLVEALNTTDTALSTQLSSLSAANIATTSQLNNLELSVNINNSATMAELNSLRYSVDILNTTNSDIETRLTNLTSLTTQVNFPYQNCIEETINCTTNQTEPAYWNLCATPLLTVDKPGHYTLSMACIYEPSSSLDTTSTALRQSGSSVQCLCSTTNTTGNHTLTNFSTFTCTLVIRRCPTSQNIV from the exons ATGGAGCTAAGCAAGTTCTATGAGGAGTCTAATCTCTATGGAGACATGACTGGAACAAGAACAGGCGATGCCAACAATCCTCCAATTTCTCAGAAACGACGAGTTAAGCAGTCAAACAAAAGTGATAAGAAATGCACTGCATCTCAAGTCGCTGTAATAGCAACGTTTGCCTGCCTGGCCCTACTACTAGCTGGAGTGACAGCACTAGCGGTTTTTTCATACATAGAACTACGGACCCTCCGAACAGAACTTGGTGGTACAAATAAAGATATTCAGCTTCAACTTGAAAACAACTACAATATGGACATGCAGCAATTTAACGAAAGTCTTGTCAAAGTTAGCCAATTGATGGAATATTTTGCAACTGAAGTGGTTGCTCTTAATACTAAATTAAATAAAAGCCAAGAAAATGTATTTGATGTGCGGTCGGCTTTGGAAAACAATTTGACATACGTTCAGGCTAACTTAACATTACAGATCGAGAGCTTGCAATCATCGATCAGTGTATCTAGCAATGCAACCATGACTCAATTGAACATCCTTCGGGCTGACGTGAGTGCTCTGAATGCAGCCAATGAAGCAACCAATACAGCCTACAATGACACAGTGACTCAATTGATCAGTCTTCAGGCTGACGTGAATACAGTCAACAGTGACACAATGACTCAATTGATCAGTCTTCAGGGTAATATAAACGCTTTGAATACTACAGACAGTGTTTTCACGACTCGGCTAACTAACCTACAGGCTTCACTGAGCACAGCTAACAATGTAACAACGAATGAACTAAACAGCATAAGATCTTTAGTAAACGCTTCGATTATGGACAATGATTTATTAAACAACCTCAATATGGAAACAATGATTGAACTGAGCAGTCTTCAGAACTCAGTAGACAATTTGAACACATCTGACACGGTTTTTACAACTCAACTAAACGATCTACAGTCTTTAGTGGAAGCTCTGAATACAACTGATACTGCCTTATCCACACAATTGAGCAGTCTTAGTGCAGCCAATATTGCAACCACCTCTCAATTGAACAATCTTGAGTTGTCAGTAAACATAAACAATAGTGCAACAATGGCTGAACTAAACAGCCTTAGGTACTCCGTGGATATTTTGAATACGACCAACAGTGACATAGAGACTCGACTAACCAACTTGACTTCTCTAACAACTCAAGTGAACTTTCCATACCAGAACTGTATCGAGGAAACAATAAATTGTACTACAAACCAGACGGAGCCTGCATATTGGAATTTATGCGCAACACCACTCCTAACAGTAGACAAGCCA GGACACTACACACTGAGTATGGCCTGTATCTATGAACCATCATCATCGTTGGACACTACCAGTACTGCTCTTCGCCAGAGTGGGTCAAGCGTACAATGTCTTTGTTCTACAACCAACACAACAGGAAATCATACATTAACAAACTTCTCTACATTCACTTGCACACTAGTCATCAGGAGGTGCCCCACCTCACAGAACATTGTTTGA
- the LOC135347980 gene encoding uncharacterized protein LOC135347980, with protein sequence MPLTEEVETELGGGATDTPIEQADSSSGSLKSYDDTQLSANYPGDGASPVRKKRKSVQFAVMGGEGDSNVSAGSGDSASVGGEGVRRVEGVTECMGRVSDELKHLLLKWKEGLLESESFETFCPTRIDELLKEALEVEEQLKQQKKDLKKRLEGISQTLFNLNNS encoded by the exons ATGCCATTGACTGAAGAGGTGGAGACAGAGCTTGGTGGAGGAGCTACTGATACTCCCATAGAGCAGGCAGACAGCTCAAGTGGTTCATTAAA GAGCTACGATGATACTCAACTGTCTGCCAATTACCCGGGAGATGGTGCCAGTCCAGTCAGGAAGAAGAGAAAGAGTGTTCAGTTTGCTGTGATGGGCGGAGAGGGAGATTCAA ATGTTAGTGCTGGGAGTGGAGACAGTGCCTCCGTGGGcggtgagggtgtgaggagAGTGGAGGGTGTGACCGAGTGTATGGGTCGTGTGTCGGACGAGCTCAAACATCTATTACTCAAATGGAAGGAAGGATTGCT TGAGAGTGAATCCTTTGAGACCTTTTGTCCGACTCGAATAGACGAGCTCTTGAAAGAAGCCCTGGAAGTTGAGGAGCAACTCAAGCAACAGAAAAAAGATTTGAAGAAACGATTAGAAGGAATATCACAAACTCTATTCAACCTAAACAACTCATAA